The Pochonia chlamydosporia 170 chromosome 3, whole genome shotgun sequence genome contains the following window.
GTGGACACGACATGGTCAAGCAGCTGGATTCGGCAATTCCATACAGTCGATTCGGCCGTCGCCGTCCTGGTCAGCTTCTCGAATCATctcgtcaacctcatcatcggTGAGCTTTTCGCCAATCGATGTCATCACATGACGCAGTTCTGCTGCCGAGATAAACCCATTGTTATCACGATCAAACACCTGCATTCAAGTTGAGTTAACAGACCATTCTGCTTCGATGAAACATGGGTGTGGTTATAATAACCTTGAACGCTTCTCTGATTTCCTCCTCGGAATCGGTGTCCTTCATTTTACGAGCCATCATGGTCAAGAATTCTGTATTGGGTGCGCAGGTGCTGTGTGAGCCGTTGCGCCAGTAGTGACCGTGATATTGCTTGCAACACACTAGGACATCATCTCTTACCTGGAAAGTCGATGGTGCCGTTGTTGTCGGCATCAACCTCATTGATCATGTCTTGCAACTCAGACTCGGAAGGATTTTGGCCCAGGGAACGCATCACGGTACCCAGCTCCTTGGTTGTGATCTGACCTGTACAAGATGAAGATCAGCAATGCATTCGGAAGAACAGATGGCCCACGTATGGAGGAAATGGCCACGTGAACGACACTCGAAATCATTTCATCCCTTTAAATCTCGTTGCGATTCGTGCGATTCGTGCGACTCTTTCGGGTTGCGCCAAAGGGGCGGCGGCACttaccatctccatccttgTCCTGAATCAAACATGTCAGCATGCGAAGGGTTAGGGCTCTTTATGTAGGAGATGACAGGATTGCACTGAAACTTACAAACAAAGAGAATGCCTCCTTGAACTCGGAGACTTGCTCCTCGGTGAGAGAGTCGGCCTGTGAGGTTTTGCTGAATTAGTCCAGGATGGTCCCGTTGCATGGAGCAGTTCCGACCGCCAGCAAGCAATGCAGCCCCTCACCATCAGCCAGCAGCGCGGGGTTGAAGAGCACAGCGGCGAAATCAAACACGAGCGAGCAAATTGGACCCTAACTCACCATGATGGTTAAACGAATAAAAGCGAACGTGATACGGCGAAGGGGACACGTCGGTTTGCGTAGGGGAGTTAAACGTGAGAGGTTAGGTGCAagttcttggccttggctcAAGGATGGGGAGCTTTTGTTTGGGGCTGTCGTAAGGAGGAGAGCCTGAGTGGGGAGTCTGGCCAGAAATACCTTGCCAGCTCTTATTGCGAAGgcgcaccagttgacaagaCCCTGGTCGGGCGAGAACTCGATCAAGGCGACTAGTACGGAGCACCAGTTGAGACTGGACGCCGCAGATGCGACTGACTGATAGGACCAGACTGGGCTGGACAGGCCGAACGGGAACAGGCTGGGCGTCATCCCCCACCAGACCGTACTGTGCGCCATAACTTCCTCGCCTGTTCTTAGCCGCCTCTACCTTCTAGGCAGTACTTAAGTACCAAACCAACCAAGGTAACTCAAgtattcaatgttcagctGTCACGTTGTGTTGCCCGAGTGTCTGGGTTGTTGGGTCTTATTAGGCACTGTTCAATGCTGAACAACCGACTGGAGTGCAGTGTACGGagtcatcatcgccaaaatAAAAATTTTGATGCTCAACTGGCGGTTGCCTGCATGGTGGCCAGTGGCTGTTCCAAcactggtctggtcgggtgTGCAGTGTTGGGCATCAGTCCAGTCTGATGCCTGTCCACATCgaatttgatgccatcaGACTGATATGAAATCATCAACTGGTATtaagcagaccagactttactccgtacacgAGATCGTggtgcattcaatgttgctttcTAACTTGACACGCCAAACAGGCCGGTCAGGCATCACCTTTGCCTTAGCCGTCTGCCGCAGTGAAGTATTTGATGCGAAATTGCAGACGACAGCAGCATTAAAACTTTGCGACCTTGGCCGTCAGGATTCTCTCACAACATTGAGCAGTCAGGTTGCCCAGGTCCGGGTTTCAACTGCCACACCAACCCTGAAGTTGCACGACCTTCCACCCTTGATAGTCGTGGCAGAATGGTTTCCTTCGACCACACGTGACGAAGCAACACGTGGATATACGCCTGATACGCTTTCCAAGCTGATCGTTGCACAAGCTGTAGGTTTCGCAACTGGTGCGCAAACTTACTATCTACCTACCTCCCTACCTACCTATgtactaggtaggtagttaaGTACCTGGGTAGTCTAGGTTGACCTGTTTGATTCGAAATGGCTTGTGAATGATTGCAACAAGCTTGGCACTATCCTCGCCATTGAACCCCGTTGATGGATTTTTGCTGAAACACTCAATAGGAATTGTGGCCGTTATCGCACTGTGCGggactccatgtctgctaCGTCTTGTTCcaggtgtctggttggtagGGGTTTGGGCGGTTACGCGTGTTACACCAAGACCAATACCAATACCAAATGTTTGGCTGACCGCGAAGTACTTAGTATGcacaatcttcaacttgaaTGCAAAGATTATTAATTGACGGGCTAGTTTGATTGTAAATGAGAGCATATAGAAGCTTGCCCAGACCAGATTCCTGGGAAGTATCTTGCTAGAGGGACACAACATGACATTGACCCCAGCCGTCAATTTGCCGGGCGTTCTGAGCTCATTGCAGGGCATCACATCAACCCCTAGCAAAACAAATGCCAAGGCACTCCGTACCTAGGAGCTACACAGAGGACACCAGCACTCCACATGCAGGCTCACATCAGAACCAGAACCTTGGTGGGTACGTAGCGCTTATCCGTCACTGACGTTGATCCAACTGCGGCGACACCAAGTCTATGTCTCCAAACACTGACAACTACACCACACGGCACTTCACTTCTGTGCAGGTACATACTGCTACAGTCGCCCTGGCCTTAGTTGGAACCACATTGTAAGCTTCATAAAAGGCTACTTGATCTTGACGGCGGCACCACAAGCTCCCTGAGTCCCGCCATGTGGCGAGACCGCACCAATTTGTACGtctgcctcctcaacctAGCTAGGCTCACTCCACGACAGAAGTCGTTAACGGCAATAACCGTGCGCTCAATTAACATGGTTGAATTTTAGGTATATTTCCTATCGCCAGTCGTACACGCATCATCCGACCCAACGGAGCAAATATGCCGGATCGAATGCGCCAGCGTCCACCTCCTTCTCCGGCGCCTATTCGAGTAGCAGCAATCTTGCCGAGGATCGAAGGGGACTATTGTCCAGCAGCGGCTtcgacgatgatggcgatgccgtAATTGAGATGGATCTGCTGCCTCCGCGCTGGGCCGATGTCTCTGACGAGATTACAGAGCTGCTTAGTGATGTTGCGATTAAAGGGCAAAGTCTCGAGAAGCTACATCAAAAGCATGTCCTCCCAGGATTTAACGACGAGGAGGCTAAAaaggctgaagaagctcagATAGAACGGCTGACCCAGCAAATAACGAGAGCATTCCAGGAGTGCCATCGCAGAATTCAGCGTGTCCAGCAAATGGTTCGGGAGTCTAAGCAGTCCGGAACGCTACCGAAAGCTGAGGAAATAATGGCTGGAAATATTCAAATGTCCCTCGCGACAAGAGTTCAGGAGGCGAGTGCAAATttcagaaagaagcagagtGCATATCTCAAAAGTGCGTCCCATTCAATTCTTCCTTAAAGTTCCCGCAGCTCACCAACGATTCCAAATTAGAGCTTCGTGACATGGGAGGGTTAGGCGCCCTCGCAACTGGCGATCGGTCTTTCACGCCGCAACCAGGATCGTACACGGATCCATCTCTCCAAGAATCGGACGCAGACCGGTCGTTTTCTCAAATCACCCTTCAAGCAGCATCACAACAAAAGCTCTTGCATTCTAATGACACCGTAATAGCGCAACGAGAGCGTGAGATCGAGGAGATTGCGCAGGGCATAATCGAACTATCCGATTTATTTCGCGATCTTCAAACCATGGTCATAGATCAAGGCACCATACTTGACCGTATCGACTACAATGTGGAGCGCATGAATGAGAATGTCAAGGGGGCTGATCGAGAACTCAAGGTTGCGTCAGGCTATCAGAGAAGGACGGCCAAGAGAAAAATAATGCTCCTTCTAATACTTATTATTGCAGGGCTGTTCATACTTCTTCTCATAAAACCAAAGAGACATGACTGAGAGTTGGAACGTAGTGTCGACTTTTCCGTTGGGTTCGCGAGCGGAGTAACAGGACGTTAAAGGGACTGGTTTAAGCAAGTAACTGTATTAATAGAACTGAATATATAGGCCCTGCAAGGAGGAGTCGTAATCATAATTGCGGCGGCCACCTCTTGGAAAACGAATTTGACATATTACAATGAAGTATGTAAATCTTTCGATCGAACCGCTACCAAACCCCGTGCTGCTTTTAGTTGGCCATTGTTAGCGAGTGGCCGAATTACTTTCCTTATGTTCCTCATCAAACGATTGACCATATAGCTTGGTGTATCGGCTCCAAAGTTGTGGCTTCTGCTGTTCAAGCTGTCGTGCAATTTCAGAAGGACTAGGAAGGATTTCTGACCCCCACGCCTCATCAAATAGGACCTTTAGGTGTTCGATTGACAATTCATGTCTATCTCGTGATCTGTCCTTTCGTCGCGTAGGCACCTGTCCAAGAGCGAACCTCGTTACGATTGTCGCTCTGATGGCCTGTACATCAACATGGATCCCTTGGTCTCGTAGCAACGCCAGCAGGCGTATGCCACTAGCCACGTCGAAAGCTGAGGCTGCACACGGCGATAAGCCCATGAGTGACCTGGAACTTGGCGTGGACTTCAGTCCATGGTCAAAGCCCCATCGCACAATGGATCGCTGGAGGTGCGTGGTGAATAATCGTTGTATTGGATGTTGTCGATGGCGAATGGGCAAGTCTGCGGGAATATAGTCTTTAAAGTGTGTCGTAGTTGGTGATAGCTCGGGTCTGTCAGTAATCGTGGAGTCTGTCTGTGTATCTTCCTCCAAAATATCCCATGGCGAAGTAGATTTTAGGTCGAGATTAGAGCTTTCCTCGTTCCGTGGCTGCATTGGCCAATTCAATCCAGACTGGCGCTCCTTTGGATATGCTCTCAAAGCTTCATAACTCCTCGCGTCACTCCTGAAAGTGTGATCATTTGGCGGAAGGAAATCTTTGACGGGGCATATATCTCCCGTTAGAGAGCCAAGCTGGTGCTCTATGGTGCCGATCTGTTTGCCCTTTCTTGTTTCCACTGGTGGCAGATCCTCAGGATGGACCGGTATCAAACCACCCAGGGTCGGTGTATAAAGCTGGATTACTTCCATAGACAATTGTTCTAGCTCGGCCAAACGACCTACGCGACCAAGGTTCTGCAGCAACAAGCTCCAGAACTTCAAAGGTACGGCAACGTCATGTAAAGCCACGCGACGAGTAACATCAATAGCTCTATTCACCAGAGCGTCAAAATTGTCCCGTAACCTTTTGACATGCAGTTTCCGTCCGGTTGGGTGCTTCCCTAGACCTATAAAAGTCCTTTCCAGAAGCTGCGCGGCATTTTGTTGGCTCATGTTGACTTTCAATGCCTCCATACGGTCGAGAACTTGTCTCGCTTTGTCATATTTGCGCCTTCCTAGCTCGTAGTCAAGCAGAGCATGAAGCCTGCGAGTCGAGGGATCAGATTCAATGGCCCACTCTATGCCTTGCAAGAGCCTTTCCACCTGCCAATTCTGCTCCCGtactgccgccgccatcaGCATCTGGCGTGTTTCAGTGTCATCAAACTCATCAGGATGAATATCACAGGCCAAAAGATCCTTCAAAAGAGCATCTTCCCCTTGCTTCGCAAAGAAAACTAGCGCTTTGCAGTACATTTGACTGGAGATAGTAATGCCAAGATTTTCGATGTGCGCGATACGCGTCGCTACCATCTTTGCGTCATATTCTCGTAGCGCAAGAGACTGAAGGGACCTTGGGCCGATAACTCGGAGTCCAAGTCGCTGTGCCAGATTGATTGCAAGCTCAACAGAGGCCCATGTGCTAGCAAACCATCGTGCTAGAATAGCATCGCTGTATTGCCCTTTATTTGGATCCGTTTCAGACTTTGCAGGCTGTAGGTCATTCAAGTCCTT
Protein-coding sequences here:
- a CDS encoding FANCI solenoid 1 domain-containing protein, whose product is MKSSTGIKQTRLYSVHEIVVHSMLLSNLTRQTGRSGITFALAVCRSEVFDAKLQTTAALKLCDLGRQDSLTTLSSQVAQVRVSTATPTLKLHDLPPLIVVAEWFPSTTRDEATRGYTPDTLSKLIVAQAVGFATGAQTYYLPTSLPTYVLGR
- a CDS encoding SNARE complex subunit Tlg2 (similar to Cordyceps militaris CM01 XP_006669180.1), translating into MWRDRTNLYISYRQSYTHHPTQRSKYAGSNAPASTSFSGAYSSSSNLAEDRRGLLSSSGFDDDGDAVIEMDLLPPRWADVSDEITELLSDVAIKGQSLEKLHQKHVLPGFNDEEAKKAEEAQIERLTQQITRAFQECHRRIQRVQQMVRESKQSGTLPKAEEIMAGNIQMSLATRVQEASANFRKKQSAYLKKLRDMGGLGALATGDRSFTPQPGSYTDPSLQESDADRSFSQITLQAASQQKLLHSNDTVIAQREREIEEIAQGIIELSDLFRDLQTMVIDQGTILDRIDYNVERMNENVKGADRELKVASGYQRRTAKRKIMLLLILIIAGLFILLLIKPKRHD
- a CDS encoding pentatricopeptide repeat domain-containing protein (similar to Metarhizium robertsii ARSEF 23 XP_007819862.2) yields the protein MKLPWRTVLEDFEIALGSNSPKSWTHCALSVRQNHGYDGVWQLFGILQKNGLIQVLANHEAQHLRDEILTAALDLDSRLTVLIKAAHDLLSATGFQWPELYMRVVHYLLCHGNYERSVRWHLQLTPKFPPSTEVFGALISSFVVDPSPNMQSNLTALYVSSTNKQLYDHIIPVLFAAGHSKLARLWRKKLLIFGDYPKTSKSRPFLRFLSAYYPNILQSSEELQVSQLANRAKDLNDLQPAKSETDPNKGQYSDAILARWFASTWASVELAINLAQRLGLRVIGPRSLQSLALREYDAKMVATRIAHIENLGITISSQMYCKALVFFAKQGEDALLKDLLACDIHPDEFDDTETRQMLMAAAVREQNWQVERLLQGIEWAIESDPSTRRLHALLDYELGRRKYDKARQVLDRMEALKVNMSQQNAAQLLERTFIGLGKHPTGRKLHVKRLRDNFDALVNRAIDVTRRVALHDVAVPLKFWSLLLQNLGRVGRLAELEQLSMEVIQLYTPTLGGLIPVHPEDLPPVETRKGKQIGTIEHQLGSLTGDICPVKDFLPPNDHTFRSDARSYEALRAYPKERQSGLNWPMQPRNEESSNLDLKSTSPWDILEEDTQTDSTITDRPELSPTTTHFKDYIPADLPIRHRQHPIQRLFTTHLQRSIVRWGFDHGLKSTPSSRSLMGLSPCAASAFDVASGIRLLALLRDQGIHVDVQAIRATIVTRFALGQVPTRRKDRSRDRHELSIEHLKVLFDEAWGSEILPSPSEIARQLEQQKPQLWSRYTKLYGQSFDEEHKESNSATR